The following proteins are encoded in a genomic region of Sulfurimonas sp. HSL3-7:
- a CDS encoding inositol monophosphatase family protein: protein MDAFIEACFKAAIEVEAFIRSTEHHYGCEPQTEGAGGDLSINYDLLAEEIFVKHLSSFGKILSEESGSIGEGKDLIIIDPVDGSDNLMSEFPYYGTSIALKRDNRTVAGIVCNFANGDCFVRTENEHYRRSLFREDEREDVHANIHAKVGLFEKPGLHPDAARTLMDTGFKFRSPGAVALSLAYAHSALYMVFVGPMRLYDVEAGLYLCEDLYTYRSKDILIVSHNKDVFAKILTIFNLSEASE, encoded by the coding sequence ATGGACGCTTTTATTGAAGCGTGTTTCAAAGCGGCTATCGAAGTGGAAGCGTTTATCCGCTCGACCGAACATCATTACGGTTGTGAACCGCAAACTGAAGGTGCCGGGGGTGACCTTAGCATCAATTACGATCTTCTGGCAGAAGAAATTTTTGTCAAACATCTCTCCTCTTTCGGTAAGATCCTCTCGGAAGAGAGCGGCAGTATCGGTGAGGGGAAGGATCTGATCATCATCGATCCCGTCGATGGCAGTGATAACCTGATGTCCGAATTTCCCTATTATGGCACCTCCATCGCACTCAAACGTGATAACAGGACAGTGGCAGGTATTGTCTGTAATTTCGCCAACGGTGACTGTTTTGTGCGCACGGAGAATGAACACTACCGCCGCTCTCTTTTCAGAGAAGATGAGCGTGAAGATGTGCATGCCAACATTCATGCGAAAGTCGGTCTTTTTGAGAAGCCGGGGCTTCATCCTGATGCAGCACGCACCTTGATGGATACGGGGTTTAAATTCCGTTCTCCGGGGGCTGTAGCCCTTTCTCTGGCGTATGCCCACTCTGCACTGTATATGGTGTTTGTAGGTCCTATGCGTCTTTATGATGTCGAGGCAGGGCTCTATTTGTGCGAAGATCTGTACACCTATAGAAGCAAAGATATCCTAATCGTATCGCATAATAAGGATGTCTTTGCTAAAATACTGACAATTTTTAATTTATCTGAGGCAAGTGAATGA
- the accD gene encoding acetyl-CoA carboxylase, carboxyltransferase subunit beta produces MNLFDLFSSSNSTKQQASKSEAPAHWIKCPSCQSLMYYKEVENQNYVCPKCGYHLRLGVDARIKLLADADTFVEYDANLKPVDPLKFVDKKSYVKRVEEGVKKTGRHSSVISGECDINGIGTQLVVFDFSFMGGSLGSVEGEKIVRAINRAIDKRQGLIIVSASGGARMQESTFSLLQMSKTSAALGRLAAAKLPYISLLTDPTMGGVSASFATLGDIIIAEPGSLIGFAGQRVIKQTIGSDLPEGFQRAEFLLEKGSIDMVVNRNEMKDTLSNLLKMMLGK; encoded by the coding sequence ATGAATCTTTTTGACCTTTTTAGCAGTTCAAACTCAACGAAACAACAAGCATCAAAAAGCGAAGCACCGGCTCACTGGATCAAATGCCCGTCCTGCCAGTCTTTGATGTACTACAAAGAGGTTGAGAACCAGAACTATGTCTGTCCAAAATGCGGTTATCACCTGCGTCTTGGTGTTGATGCACGTATTAAACTGCTTGCCGATGCAGATACTTTTGTCGAATACGATGCGAACCTCAAACCCGTCGATCCGCTGAAGTTTGTCGACAAAAAGTCTTACGTCAAACGTGTGGAAGAGGGGGTCAAAAAGACGGGACGCCACTCTTCTGTGATCAGCGGCGAGTGTGACATCAACGGAATCGGGACACAACTGGTCGTTTTCGATTTCAGTTTCATGGGCGGTTCACTCGGTTCTGTCGAGGGCGAAAAGATCGTTCGCGCTATCAACCGAGCCATTGACAAACGTCAGGGGCTTATTATTGTCTCTGCTTCAGGCGGTGCGCGTATGCAGGAGTCGACCTTCTCGCTGCTTCAGATGTCAAAGACGTCGGCAGCACTTGGCAGACTCGCTGCAGCGAAACTTCCGTATATCTCACTCTTGACCGATCCGACGATGGGCGGCGTTAGTGCCTCTTTTGCGACACTGGGCGATATCATTATCGCCGAGCCAGGTTCATTGATCGGTTTTGCCGGTCAGCGTGTTATCAAGCAGACTATCGGTTCAGACCTGCCTGAGGGGTTCCAGAGAGCAGAATTCCTGCTTGAAAAGGGTTCTATCGATATGGTTGTAAACCGTAACGAGATGAAAGATACTCTGAGCAATCTCCTTAAGATGATGTTGGGCAAATAG
- a CDS encoding thiamine phosphate synthase gives MQLYALCDQSTLDKKNYTLEAFVALCNRHDAQIIQYRNKSGDLDVITQQLKTLRALWSKTLIINDTFLLHPFCDGVHLGQEDLYKVDRDPVTALKKIRSAIGKEKLIGLSTHNKEEIDQANRLDLDYIGLGAFRATRTKEDAAPLKERLDALAAGSKHPVAAIGGVRFEDVFENVKYRVISSALYGED, from the coding sequence ATGCAACTTTACGCCCTCTGCGATCAATCCACACTCGATAAAAAGAATTACACCTTGGAGGCATTTGTAGCGCTCTGCAACAGACATGATGCCCAGATCATTCAATACCGCAATAAAAGCGGAGACCTTGACGTTATCACCCAACAGCTTAAGACGTTACGGGCATTATGGTCCAAGACACTGATCATAAACGATACTTTTTTACTGCACCCTTTCTGCGATGGTGTTCATTTGGGGCAAGAGGACCTTTATAAAGTCGATCGTGATCCCGTGACCGCGCTCAAGAAGATCCGTAGCGCTATCGGAAAAGAGAAGCTGATCGGGCTTTCGACGCATAACAAAGAAGAGATCGACCAGGCAAACCGGCTGGACCTTGATTATATCGGTTTAGGCGCCTTCAGAGCCACCCGTACAAAGGAGGATGCCGCACCGCTTAAAGAGCGGTTGGATGCGCTAGCCGCAGGCTCAAAACACCCTGTGGCCGCTATCGGCGGTGTCCGTTTCGAAGATGTGTTCGAGAATGTCAAGTACCGGGTGATAAGCAGTGCACTGTATGGAGAGGATTAA
- a CDS encoding 23S rRNA (pseudouridine(1915)-N(3))-methyltransferase RlmH, which yields MNVDVISIAKKERSLYDPLNKELIKMSSRFAKINDIELFNKDVTKAHTLSTEAAQKAYTKLLEPYLQGAYTVALHPDGKIISSTDFSKLLEDKMSVKFFIGGAYGFEDPFLKQCDKVISLGKITMSHKIAKVVLLEQIYRGFSILSNHPYHK from the coding sequence ATGAACGTAGATGTCATATCTATCGCCAAAAAAGAGCGATCTTTATACGATCCGCTTAATAAAGAGCTCATAAAGATGTCATCACGCTTCGCAAAAATTAACGATATCGAACTTTTCAACAAAGATGTTACGAAAGCACACACCCTCTCTACGGAGGCCGCACAGAAGGCTTATACAAAACTTTTAGAACCATATTTGCAGGGTGCTTACACGGTTGCATTGCACCCTGATGGAAAAATAATCAGTTCTACTGACTTTAGTAAGCTTTTAGAAGATAAAATGTCAGTTAAATTTTTTATTGGTGGTGCCTACGGTTTTGAAGATCCGTTTTTAAAACAGTGCGATAAGGTGATCTCTCTCGGGAAGATCACGATGAGCCACAAGATCGCCAAAGTGGTCTTGCTGGAACAGATCTATCGCGGATTTTCTATCTTAAGCAACCATCCATATCACAAATAG
- the dksA gene encoding RNA polymerase-binding protein DksA translates to MRNSELEFFVDLLKSRKAQIEKNIAGVQKELGELHTLELNDEGDYASVSNENMREMAIGMQQELELIEIEVALGKIKDKKYGICEMCEENISIQRLKVKPHAKYCIDCRGIVEKQHQ, encoded by the coding sequence ATGCGCAACAGTGAACTAGAATTTTTCGTTGACTTACTAAAGTCACGCAAAGCACAGATCGAAAAGAACATCGCCGGTGTTCAAAAAGAGCTCGGCGAATTACATACGTTAGAGCTTAATGATGAAGGCGATTATGCTTCTGTCAGTAACGAAAATATGCGCGAGATGGCGATTGGGATGCAGCAGGAATTGGAATTGATAGAGATTGAAGTTGCTTTGGGTAAAATTAAAGACAAGAAATACGGTATTTGTGAGATGTGTGAAGAAAACATCTCCATTCAGCGTCTTAAAGTGAAGCCGCATGCAAAGTACTGCATTGATTGTCGGGGGATCGTAGAAAAACAACACCAATAA
- the dusB gene encoding tRNA dihydrouridine synthase DusB, whose translation MTDKISFDKPLYVLAPLAGFTDLPFRSVVKKFGADLTVSEMISSNALSHGSQKTFKMLEKSVLEDPYSVQISASDADVARQAVEVLNGEEGIDVIDLNCGCPVPKVFGHGSGSALLDDLPRLTSILRAIKETSNKSTLTAKIRLGVNEKNHVQIAQEIEATGVDFIAVHGRTRAGKFKAPVDYDAIAEIKAAVNIPVIANGDIDSFEKAQWVLEHTKADGVMIGRGAVGAPWIFHQLKSGSAEISLDLKHEIIMEHYDKMIEFYGPRGVAMFRKHTHTYSKGYLGASAMRDRVNRIDDMDEYRKILNDFFGNGALA comes from the coding sequence ATGACAGATAAGATCTCATTTGACAAACCGCTTTATGTATTGGCTCCGCTTGCCGGCTTTACCGACCTGCCGTTTCGCAGTGTCGTAAAGAAGTTCGGTGCCGATCTTACCGTCAGTGAGATGATCAGTTCCAACGCGCTCTCCCACGGTTCCCAAAAAACCTTTAAGATGCTCGAAAAATCGGTACTTGAAGATCCTTATTCCGTGCAGATCTCAGCTTCTGATGCCGATGTGGCACGCCAGGCTGTCGAGGTGCTCAACGGTGAAGAGGGTATCGATGTTATTGATCTCAACTGCGGGTGTCCTGTCCCTAAGGTTTTCGGTCACGGTTCCGGTTCAGCACTGCTTGACGATTTGCCACGTCTGACCTCGATATTGCGTGCCATCAAAGAGACATCCAACAAGTCGACGTTGACAGCAAAGATCCGCTTGGGCGTCAACGAAAAGAATCATGTTCAGATCGCACAGGAGATTGAAGCAACGGGTGTCGACTTTATTGCGGTCCATGGACGCACCCGTGCCGGAAAATTTAAAGCACCGGTTGACTATGACGCTATTGCCGAGATCAAGGCGGCTGTCAATATCCCTGTTATCGCCAACGGCGATATCGACAGTTTTGAAAAAGCGCAATGGGTGCTTGAACACACCAAAGCGGACGGTGTGATGATCGGCCGCGGCGCAGTCGGCGCACCGTGGATCTTTCATCAGCTTAAGAGCGGTTCTGCCGAAATATCGCTCGACCTTAAACATGAGATCATCATGGAACATTACGACAAGATGATCGAGTTTTACGGCCCCCGCGGCGTGGCGATGTTCAGAAAGCACACGCATACCTACTCAAAAGGCTACCTTGGTGCCTCTGCGATGCGTGACCGTGTGAACCGCATCGACGATATGGATGAGTACCGAAAAATTCTGAACGACTTTTTCGGCAACGGGGCCCTGGCTTAA
- a CDS encoding cytochrome C, protein MPSSDAAIYKGRIAYVEDCQSCHQRGDELLSSRTKSEWQTLMRDQGNGLAKRHLLSKDSIKSWAYFESPIYIKKSRHLKDFLTEYAKDSGNILACE, encoded by the coding sequence GTGCCAAGCAGCGATGCTGCCATCTACAAAGGGCGTATAGCCTATGTTGAGGATTGCCAGTCCTGTCACCAGAGAGGTGACGAGCTCTTGTCATCCAGGACAAAAAGCGAATGGCAGACACTCATGCGGGATCAGGGCAACGGGTTGGCAAAACGCCATCTTTTGTCAAAAGATTCTATAAAGTCATGGGCGTACTTCGAAAGCCCGATCTATATTAAAAAGTCCAGACACCTCAAAGATTTTCTTACCGAATACGCCAAAGACAGCGGCAATATCCTGGCCTGCGAATAG
- a CDS encoding DUF502 domain-containing protein has product MLGHWFKQLIRYIFVGALSLFPLVLVLIVVNFLKDIGISAYFSLHQYTDSFGITVGLMITVVLLFAMLGYTIEKYGRSIIISTIDRLFDYVPAIRTIYSVSKKVANMLSGNEEGGKKEVVLVEYPKPDVWVPAYVLNRHKGVCVLFVPTSPNPTSGYTVIVKEALVVSTSLSLEEASSFIISMGADFVKKDELAELINSHYP; this is encoded by the coding sequence ATGCTCGGCCACTGGTTCAAACAACTTATACGCTATATCTTTGTCGGGGCACTCTCGCTCTTTCCTCTCGTATTGGTTCTCATCGTTGTCAACTTCCTCAAAGACATCGGTATCAGCGCCTATTTCAGCCTCCACCAGTACACCGACTCTTTCGGCATCACCGTTGGGCTGATGATCACGGTAGTCCTTCTCTTCGCCATGCTCGGCTATACCATAGAGAAGTACGGCCGATCCATCATCATCTCGACGATCGACCGTCTCTTTGACTACGTCCCTGCTATCAGGACCATCTACTCCGTTTCGAAGAAAGTGGCCAATATGCTTTCAGGGAATGAAGAAGGCGGCAAAAAAGAGGTGGTGCTGGTGGAGTATCCAAAACCGGATGTCTGGGTCCCGGCCTACGTGCTCAACAGGCACAAAGGGGTCTGCGTCCTCTTTGTACCGACCTCGCCGAACCCGACCAGCGGCTATACGGTGATCGTAAAAGAGGCGTTAGTGGTCTCGACATCGCTGAGTCTTGAAGAGGCATCGTCCTTTATCATCAGCATGGGCGCGGATTTTGTCAAAAAAGACGAACTCGCCGAGCTTATCAACTCGCATTACCCGTAA
- a CDS encoding sulfite exporter TauE/SafE family protein, whose product MLEIIELLFLGAAVGVLSGFFGIGGGTILVPALLFMGYDIKTAIGISVVQMVFSSIYGSYLNLRKGTLDIKMVMMIGFGGFAGALLSPYIIMTLSSKTLEAIFLGFVLFALGRMFFKTTEHQDERSAHPVILFLIGAMLGAFSISIGVGGSILLVPLLVGFLHVPLKKAVSAGLFFVVFSSLSGLIGLSAVGQIDYYSGTVIGLASLAGVAGGIWLKHQVVDKQHRIALMVFYIGVSAYLFYRLVGQNG is encoded by the coding sequence ATGCTAGAGATTATTGAACTTCTTTTTCTGGGTGCTGCCGTCGGTGTGCTTTCGGGCTTTTTCGGTATAGGCGGGGGGACGATACTTGTGCCGGCACTGCTCTTCATGGGCTATGACATCAAGACGGCTATCGGTATCTCGGTGGTGCAGATGGTCTTCAGTTCGATTTACGGCTCCTACCTGAACCTTCGCAAAGGGACGCTTGACATCAAGATGGTCATGATGATCGGATTCGGCGGGTTCGCGGGAGCGCTTTTGAGCCCTTACATCATCATGACACTCTCCTCGAAGACCCTTGAAGCGATCTTCCTCGGCTTTGTCCTTTTTGCGCTGGGACGAATGTTCTTCAAGACGACCGAGCACCAAGATGAACGCAGCGCGCATCCGGTCATTCTCTTTTTGATCGGTGCGATGCTGGGTGCTTTTTCCATCTCCATCGGGGTCGGCGGTTCGATCCTGCTGGTACCTCTGCTGGTCGGTTTTCTGCATGTGCCGCTTAAAAAGGCGGTCTCGGCCGGGCTCTTTTTTGTCGTCTTCTCCTCGCTGTCTGGCCTTATCGGACTCTCTGCGGTAGGGCAGATCGACTACTACAGCGGTACCGTCATCGGGCTGGCCTCTCTGGCGGGTGTGGCCGGCGGTATCTGGTTGAAGCACCAGGTGGTAGACAAACAGCACAGGATCGCACTGATGGTCTTCTACATCGGTGTCTCAGCATATTTATTTTACAGATTGGTAGGTCAAAATGGATAA
- the uvrA gene encoding excinuclease ABC subunit UvrA: protein MDKIKITGARENNLKNISLEVPKNQLVVCTGLSGSGKSTFAFGTLYAEGQRRYLESLSSYARQFLDRIGQPDVDKIEGLTPAIAIDQKTTSKNPRSTVGTITEIYDYLRLLYARIGVQHCHLCGKEISQMSASDIIDQVKKLPVGAKIVILAPLIREKKGTFQDLFESLRHKGYVRAMINGVMTRLDEEIELSKTKKHTIKVVIDRIVIKEDNQDRIAQDVEKALKESYGEVELEFLNHAEMGYKENIIHYSEHNACFDCKVSFEPLEPLTFSFNSPKGACPECDGLGVRYALDQEKIIDVDLPIEKGAVKIIYGFNKGYYFTFLKGMCAHNNIDITVPFGELKPHEQKAVIHGGIDEIEFEWKGHPIKRVWPGITRIAYDMFKDDKELQDYMSEKKCNVCNGNRLRRESLAVDVAGKKIFEVINLPIDKSYKWFADEKTFDFLNDQNSMIALPILNEIKERLFFLYDVGLGYITLDRDARSISGGEAQRIRIASQIGSGLTGVMYVLDEPSIGLHERDTLKLIRTLRSLQEKGNSVIVVEHDKETIDNADYIIDIGPGAGKFGGEVVFAGTRKQLEKAKTVTADYLSGRKMVEYFHRRRQENWLEIKNVSINNIEDLSTRIPLENFVCVTGVSGSGKSSLILQTLLPTARELLNHARKVNKVAGVEINGLEQLDKVIYLDQSPIGRTPRSNPATYTGVMDEIRNLFAKTKESNIRGYTASRYSFNVKGGRCEKCQGEGEIKIEMHFLPDIMVKCDACHGTRYNAQTLEILYKGKSIADVLAMSVEEAFTFFEPIPKIHIKLKTLVDVGLGYITLGQNAVTLSGGEAQRIKLAKELSRKDTGRTLYILDEPTTGLHFADVDRLTGVLHHFVELGNSVLVIEHNLDMIKNADYIIDMGPEGGSGGGRIMDEGSPESMAISYKESGSYTGEYLAKELALHK from the coding sequence ATGGATAAGATCAAAATTACAGGCGCGCGTGAAAATAATCTTAAAAATATCTCGCTTGAGGTGCCCAAAAATCAGCTTGTCGTCTGTACCGGGCTGAGCGGCAGTGGCAAGTCGACGTTTGCTTTCGGTACACTTTACGCCGAGGGTCAGCGCCGCTACCTGGAGAGCCTCTCAAGCTATGCCCGCCAGTTCCTTGACCGTATCGGACAGCCCGACGTCGACAAGATCGAAGGGCTGACGCCGGCGATCGCAATCGACCAGAAGACCACCTCTAAAAACCCGCGCTCGACCGTCGGGACCATCACCGAGATCTACGACTACCTCCGTCTGCTCTACGCGCGCATCGGGGTGCAGCACTGCCATCTCTGCGGCAAAGAGATCTCCCAGATGTCTGCGTCGGACATTATCGACCAGGTCAAAAAACTGCCGGTGGGTGCAAAGATCGTCATTCTGGCACCGCTGATCCGTGAGAAGAAGGGGACTTTTCAGGATCTTTTTGAATCTTTGCGCCACAAAGGGTATGTCCGTGCGATGATCAACGGGGTAATGACCCGTCTGGACGAGGAGATCGAACTCTCCAAGACCAAGAAACATACCATCAAAGTGGTCATCGACCGTATCGTCATCAAAGAGGACAACCAGGACCGTATCGCCCAGGACGTCGAAAAAGCGCTCAAAGAGAGCTACGGCGAGGTGGAACTGGAGTTTCTGAACCATGCCGAGATGGGTTATAAAGAGAACATCATCCACTACTCGGAACACAATGCCTGTTTCGACTGTAAAGTGAGTTTCGAGCCGCTTGAGCCGCTCACCTTTTCGTTCAACTCGCCCAAGGGCGCCTGCCCCGAATGCGACGGTCTCGGCGTGCGTTATGCGCTTGACCAGGAGAAGATCATCGACGTCGACCTGCCGATTGAGAAGGGGGCCGTCAAGATCATCTACGGTTTCAACAAGGGCTACTATTTCACCTTTCTGAAAGGGATGTGTGCCCATAACAATATAGATATCACCGTGCCGTTCGGCGAGTTGAAGCCGCACGAGCAGAAAGCGGTCATCCACGGCGGTATCGACGAGATCGAGTTCGAATGGAAAGGGCACCCCATCAAGCGGGTATGGCCGGGAATCACCCGTATCGCCTACGATATGTTCAAAGACGACAAAGAGCTGCAGGACTATATGAGCGAGAAGAAATGTAATGTCTGTAACGGCAACCGTCTTCGCCGGGAATCGCTTGCCGTCGATGTGGCAGGCAAGAAGATCTTTGAAGTGATCAACCTGCCGATTGATAAGAGCTACAAATGGTTTGCCGATGAAAAGACCTTTGATTTTCTGAATGACCAGAACAGCATGATCGCACTGCCTATCCTCAATGAGATCAAAGAGCGTCTCTTCTTCCTTTACGACGTCGGACTGGGCTACATCACCCTTGATCGCGATGCCCGTTCTATCAGCGGCGGCGAGGCGCAGCGCATCCGTATCGCTTCGCAGATCGGTTCGGGTCTGACCGGGGTGATGTATGTGCTGGACGAACCGAGTATCGGTCTGCATGAACGCGATACCCTGAAACTGATCCGTACCCTACGCTCTCTGCAGGAGAAGGGCAACTCCGTCATCGTCGTCGAACATGACAAAGAGACCATCGACAATGCCGACTACATCATTGACATCGGCCCGGGTGCCGGTAAATTCGGCGGCGAGGTGGTCTTTGCCGGGACGCGTAAACAGCTTGAGAAGGCGAAGACGGTCACAGCGGACTACCTTTCCGGCCGCAAGATGGTCGAGTACTTCCACCGTCGTCGGCAGGAGAACTGGCTGGAGATCAAGAATGTCAGTATCAATAATATTGAGGACCTCTCTACCCGTATTCCGTTGGAAAATTTCGTCTGTGTCACCGGTGTGAGCGGCAGCGGCAAGAGCTCGCTGATCCTGCAGACACTGCTGCCGACGGCTCGCGAGCTGCTCAACCATGCACGCAAGGTCAACAAGGTCGCCGGCGTCGAGATCAACGGTCTGGAGCAGCTTGACAAGGTAATCTACCTCGACCAGAGCCCGATCGGCCGTACGCCGCGCTCCAATCCGGCGACCTATACGGGTGTGATGGATGAGATCCGTAATCTCTTTGCCAAGACCAAAGAGTCCAACATCCGCGGCTATACAGCATCACGATACAGCTTTAACGTCAAGGGCGGCCGCTGTGAGAAGTGTCAGGGCGAGGGCGAGATCAAGATCGAGATGCACTTCCTTCCCGATATCATGGTCAAGTGTGATGCCTGTCACGGCACGCGCTACAATGCCCAGACGCTGGAAATTCTCTACAAAGGCAAGAGTATAGCTGATGTCCTGGCAATGAGCGTCGAGGAGGCTTTTACCTTTTTCGAACCGATCCCGAAGATCCATATCAAGCTCAAGACGCTGGTCGATGTTGGTCTCGGCTACATCACGCTCGGCCAGAATGCCGTCACTCTTTCCGGCGGTGAGGCGCAGCGTATCAAACTTGCCAAAGAGCTGAGCCGTAAAGATACGGGACGTACCCTCTATATCCTTGATGAGCCGACGACGGGACTTCACTTTGCCGATGTGGACCGCTTGACAGGGGTTCTGCACCACTTTGTCGAGCTGGGCAACTCGGTACTGGTCATCGAGCACAATCTCGATATGATCAAAAATGCCGACTACATCATCGATATGGGACCCGAAGGGGGCTCCGGCGGCGGACGGATCATGGACGAAGGTTCGCCGGAATCCATGGCAATAAGCTATAAAGAGAGCGGCTCATACACGGGAGAGTACCTCGCCAAAGAGCTGGCTCTGCACAAATAG